The Chryseobacterium sp. 52 genome includes a region encoding these proteins:
- a CDS encoding ribonuclease domain-containing protein: MNGKIRSVFFICLGLLFGMSVMYIYNNFIADKKGDTGTTKTETSQYGSASSNSQTNHNPSSPSIDQLTEEKTVINYVKQNHALPAYYITKNEAKKMGWNPSKGNLCDVLPGKAIGGDTFSNREKRLPGDEKYYEADVNYSCGNRNADRIIFTKNGDVYLTKNHYKSFEKQ; this comes from the coding sequence ATGAACGGTAAAATAAGATCGGTATTTTTTATTTGTCTGGGCCTCCTTTTCGGGATGTCTGTGATGTATATCTACAATAATTTTATTGCGGATAAAAAAGGAGATACCGGAACCACAAAAACAGAAACCTCCCAATACGGAAGTGCTTCTTCAAATTCTCAAACTAATCATAACCCATCCTCACCATCAATAGATCAATTGACCGAGGAAAAAACGGTTATTAATTATGTAAAGCAGAACCACGCGCTTCCTGCTTATTATATCACCAAAAATGAGGCTAAAAAGATGGGTTGGAATCCTTCCAAAGGGAATCTTTGTGATGTGCTCCCTGGAAAAGCAATTGGTGGTGATACATTCAGCAATCGTGAAAAAAGACTTCCCGGAGACGAAAAATATTACGAAGCAGATGTGAACTACAGTTGTGGAAACCGAAATGCAGACAGGATTATTTTTACCAAAAATGGCGATGTCTATCTAACAAAAAACCATTATAAAAGTTTTGAAAAGCAGTAA
- the pafA gene encoding alkaline phosphatase PafA codes for MLRKISIAAAALLSVITINAQKNKNSQLERPKLVVGLVVDQMRWDYLYRFYGKYGNDGFKRLLNTGYSLNNVHINYVPTITALGHTCIYTGSVPAIHGIAGNDWTDKETGKNVYCTTDESVQPVGTPNVKTGSHSPKNLWSTTVTDELRLATNFQGKVIGVSLKDRASILPAGHTANGAFWFDDSTGNFITSTWYMNDLPQWMKSFNAQNLPEKLVANGWNTLLPINQYTESSPDNSSWEGLLGSAKTPVFPYNNLAKDYQTKKDNIRYTPFGNTLTLKLAEASVEGEKLGGDNITDFLAINLASTDYAGHKYGPNSIEVEDVYLRLDQDLAEFFSYLDSKVGKGEYTVFLSADHGGAHSVGFLKEHKITTGFFGEGMEKDINQKLKDKFGVDQLINAVDNYQIYFDRKLMQDNKIELDDLRDFTIRELQKDPTVLYAVSVDEIQEATIPEPIKQRIINGINRQRSGDIQLISHDSMLPPYSKTGTTHSVWNSYDSHIPLIFMGWGIQKGESNKAYNMTDIAPTVSSLLKIQFPSGNVGNPITEVIGR; via the coding sequence ATGCTTAGGAAAATTTCAATTGCGGCAGCGGCTTTATTGTCCGTAATTACAATCAATGCTCAGAAGAACAAAAATTCTCAGTTAGAAAGACCCAAATTAGTCGTAGGATTAGTTGTAGACCAGATGAGGTGGGATTATCTGTACCGTTTTTACGGTAAATACGGGAATGATGGTTTCAAAAGACTTTTGAATACAGGATATTCTTTAAATAATGTTCATATCAATTACGTACCTACCATTACCGCTTTGGGACATACCTGCATCTATACAGGTTCTGTACCGGCAATTCATGGTATTGCAGGAAATGACTGGACAGATAAAGAAACCGGGAAAAATGTATATTGTACCACAGATGAAAGCGTTCAGCCGGTAGGGACACCCAATGTTAAAACAGGAAGTCACTCTCCTAAAAATCTTTGGTCTACTACTGTAACAGACGAACTAAGACTGGCTACCAATTTTCAGGGGAAAGTGATCGGGGTTTCTTTGAAAGACCGTGCTTCTATTCTTCCTGCCGGGCATACTGCGAACGGAGCTTTTTGGTTTGATGACAGTACAGGAAACTTCATTACGAGTACCTGGTATATGAATGATCTGCCACAATGGATGAAATCTTTCAATGCGCAGAATCTGCCTGAAAAATTAGTGGCAAATGGTTGGAACACGCTTCTGCCAATCAATCAATATACGGAAAGTTCTCCGGATAATTCTTCGTGGGAAGGACTGTTGGGAAGCGCAAAAACACCTGTTTTTCCTTATAACAATTTAGCGAAAGATTATCAGACCAAAAAAGACAATATCCGTTATACCCCTTTTGGAAATACACTGACGCTGAAACTGGCTGAAGCTTCTGTAGAGGGAGAAAAGTTAGGAGGCGACAATATTACAGACTTTCTGGCAATCAACCTGGCTTCTACAGATTATGCAGGCCATAAATACGGACCGAATTCTATTGAAGTGGAAGATGTCTATTTGAGACTGGATCAGGATCTGGCAGAATTTTTCAGCTATCTGGATTCAAAAGTAGGAAAAGGGGAGTATACTGTTTTTCTTTCTGCTGACCATGGTGGAGCTCATTCAGTAGGATTTCTGAAAGAACATAAAATCACTACAGGATTTTTCGGTGAAGGAATGGAAAAAGATATCAACCAGAAGCTGAAAGATAAATTCGGAGTTGATCAATTGATCAATGCAGTAGACAATTATCAGATCTATTTTGACAGAAAGCTGATGCAGGACAATAAAATTGAACTGGATGATCTGAGAGATTTCACAATCAGAGAATTGCAGAAAGATCCAACGGTTTTATATGCAGTATCCGTAGATGAAATCCAGGAAGCTACAATTCCGGAACCAATCAAGCAGAGAATCATCAACGGAATCAACAGACAGAGAAGCGGTGATATTCAGCTGATTTCTCACGACTCCATGCTTCCTCCATATTCTAAAACAGGAACCACACACAGTGTATGGAATTCTTATGACTCCCACATTCCATTGATCTTTATGGGTTGGGGAATCCAGAAAGGAGAAAGCAATAAAGCCTATAACATGACAGATATTGCTCCTACCGTTTCATCATTACTGAAAATTCAGTTCCCGAGTGGAAACGTAGGAAATCCGATCACGGAAGTTATTGGAAGATAA
- a CDS encoding GNAT family N-acetyltransferase: protein MEIKKLEKLTYNPTSNWGFNGYTTSQILSVSFVEYAGSFEFILREKSLSYHKVWETNAGDIEDLNEMIDKGHSFGVYEDGELMGWIICEHRTWNNSFYIENILISEKFRRNGAGAQLIKNAVREARNLNCRIIELETQNTNYPAIQFYRRLGFSITGLNTRLYENPEETAVFMTLDL, encoded by the coding sequence ATGGAAATCAAAAAATTAGAAAAACTGACGTACAATCCTACCTCAAACTGGGGTTTTAACGGCTATACGACAAGCCAAATACTTTCGGTCTCTTTTGTTGAATATGCAGGTTCTTTTGAATTTATCTTAAGGGAAAAATCTCTGAGCTACCATAAAGTCTGGGAAACCAATGCCGGCGATATAGAAGACCTTAATGAGATGATTGATAAAGGACATTCTTTCGGAGTTTATGAAGACGGAGAATTAATGGGCTGGATCATCTGTGAACACAGAACCTGGAACAACAGCTTCTATATAGAGAATATCCTGATCAGCGAAAAATTCAGAAGGAACGGTGCCGGAGCCCAGCTCATTAAAAATGCAGTCCGTGAAGCCCGAAATTTAAACTGCAGAATCATCGAACTTGAAACACAGAATACGAATTATCCGGCCATCCAGTTTTACAGAAGATTAGGCTTCAGTATTACAGGGCTGAATACAAGACTGTACGAAAACCCGGAGGAAACGGCTGTTTTTATGACTTTAGATTTATAG
- a CDS encoding SDR family oxidoreductase produces MNITNNTILITGGGSGIGLEIAKALHPSNKVIIAGRNKEKLDAAAEGLENVFTIQADITNESDTDRLIEEIKVNFGELNILINNAGHAYAYTLSDSSDTYSKAVAEFETNYFAPIRLTEKLLPLLQQQENAAVVNVTSIVAFAPGSHVPTYSDSKAALHSYTKLLRYELAKDTSVKVFELMPPLVNTDFSVEIGGRENGIPPSEVAESFVKGLVEDTYEIRVGNTEVLYSSFFAGSEGAFDVMNK; encoded by the coding sequence ATGAACATTACCAACAACACCATTCTTATTACCGGCGGAGGCTCAGGAATTGGATTAGAAATTGCAAAAGCACTTCACCCATCCAACAAAGTTATTATTGCAGGAAGAAATAAAGAAAAGCTTGATGCAGCAGCAGAAGGTCTTGAAAATGTCTTTACGATTCAGGCTGACATTACGAATGAAAGTGATACAGATAGGCTGATTGAGGAAATTAAAGTAAACTTCGGTGAACTGAATATTCTGATCAATAACGCAGGACACGCCTATGCTTATACCCTTTCGGACTCATCGGATACTTACAGCAAAGCAGTTGCTGAATTTGAAACCAATTATTTCGCCCCGATCCGTCTTACTGAAAAACTGCTTCCACTCCTGCAACAACAGGAAAATGCTGCAGTTGTAAACGTGACTTCTATTGTGGCCTTTGCTCCGGGCTCCCATGTTCCTACCTATTCTGATTCTAAAGCCGCCCTTCATTCCTATACAAAACTATTAAGATATGAACTGGCGAAAGATACTTCTGTGAAGGTTTTCGAACTGATGCCCCCTCTTGTGAATACAGATTTTTCCGTAGAGATCGGGGGCAGGGAAAATGGTATCCCGCCTTCAGAAGTAGCGGAAAGTTTCGTAAAAGGACTTGTTGAAGACACTTACGAAATCCGTGTAGGAAATACCGAAGTTCTGTACAGCAGCTTTTTTGCGGGTTCTGAAGGAGCTTTTGATGTCATGAACAAATAG
- a CDS encoding gliding motility protein GldB, with the protein MKIFRIIALSSILVLTLDSCKKETENLWKVEVKEPAGKIEMTDISKEFYNQDASLDQFKAKFPWFQGTVSDADFGKRRGDAEEIKIYKEAIGKIDQAKLQKELQDLFSHIKYYFPQFKSPKVYLFSSALQMVQDPIFYDSKGNLLFIDITGFMGDGNANYKGLELYFQKSMNPQNIVPKVSQIFAENIVTESPDHQKFIDKVILNGKIMVMQDAFLPDTPDYLKMNYTRKQYEWAVANEANIWNYFVESNLIFGDDPRLVERFISPGPFSKFYTEIDNESSPQIGIFTGWQICKAYFRQKPETKLVDFLKLDATKVFNEAVYKPKTP; encoded by the coding sequence ATGAAGATTTTTAGAATTATCGCGCTTTCTTCTATTTTAGTTCTCACTTTGGATTCCTGTAAAAAAGAAACCGAAAACCTATGGAAAGTAGAAGTAAAAGAACCTGCCGGAAAAATCGAAATGACGGATATTTCCAAAGAATTTTATAACCAGGATGCATCTCTGGATCAGTTTAAAGCTAAATTCCCATGGTTTCAGGGAACAGTCTCTGATGCAGATTTTGGAAAAAGAAGAGGAGATGCAGAAGAGATAAAAATCTATAAAGAAGCAATAGGGAAAATAGACCAGGCAAAACTTCAGAAAGAGCTTCAGGATCTGTTTTCACATATCAAATATTATTTTCCGCAGTTCAAAAGTCCTAAGGTATACTTGTTCTCATCGGCATTGCAGATGGTTCAGGATCCTATTTTTTATGATTCAAAAGGAAACCTTCTGTTTATAGATATCACTGGATTTATGGGAGATGGAAATGCCAATTACAAAGGACTTGAGCTTTATTTCCAGAAGTCGATGAATCCACAGAATATCGTTCCCAAAGTTTCACAGATCTTTGCTGAAAATATTGTGACAGAATCTCCTGACCATCAGAAATTCATAGACAAAGTTATTCTGAACGGAAAAATCATGGTGATGCAGGATGCTTTCCTTCCTGATACACCGGATTATCTGAAAATGAATTATACCAGAAAGCAATATGAATGGGCTGTAGCCAATGAAGCGAATATCTGGAACTATTTTGTAGAAAGCAATCTGATTTTTGGAGATGACCCAAGATTGGTGGAGCGTTTTATTTCTCCGGGACCTTTCTCCAAATTTTATACAGAGATAGATAATGAATCTTCACCCCAGATCGGAATATTTACAGGATGGCAGATCTGTAAAGCCTATTTCAGGCAGAAACCGGAAACCAAGCTGGTTGACTTTTTAAAGCTTGATGCCACTAAGGTCTTTAATGAAGCGGTGTACAAACCTAAAACACCGTAA
- a CDS encoding VOC family protein, translated as MIKFKYVILYVEDVEKSMNFYQNTFDTPIKFITPEKDYGEVLTGETSLSFASVSLANSNIKRGFLSSKAEEKPFGIELGFTTDDVETLVQKAVKNGAVLYEDITIKPWGQKVAYIKDLNNYLVEICTEIQ; from the coding sequence ATGATCAAATTCAAATACGTCATTCTATATGTTGAAGATGTTGAAAAGTCAATGAACTTTTACCAGAATACATTTGATACCCCAATAAAATTCATCACCCCTGAAAAAGATTACGGGGAAGTGCTTACCGGAGAAACAAGCCTTTCTTTTGCGTCCGTAAGTCTTGCTAATTCTAATATCAAAAGGGGATTTTTATCTTCCAAAGCTGAAGAAAAACCTTTCGGAATAGAATTAGGTTTCACGACAGATGATGTAGAAACCCTCGTCCAAAAAGCCGTTAAAAACGGAGCTGTTCTGTATGAAGATATCACTATAAAACCCTGGGGACAAAAAGTGGCCTATATCAAAGATCTCAACAATTATCTGGTAGAGATCTGTACAGAAATTCAATAA
- the nadE gene encoding NAD(+) synthase, whose protein sequence is MQTQKVIDHIVEWLKDYAVKAKVNGYVIGVSGGVDSGVVSTLAAMTGLKTLLIEMPIRQKPDQIDRAWEHMNDLKSKFPNVEAMSVDLTPAFEELYKTFDVKDDLYPNEKLAFANTRSRLRMLTLYYYGQINGLLVCGTGNKVEDFGIGFYTKYGDGGVDVSPIADLFKTEVYTLAKALNLVKNIQEAIPTDGLWDVDRTDEQQIGATYPELEKIQKEYGNKTADDYEGRDKEVFLIFDRMHKAAKHKIDPIPVCDIPEEWRENQF, encoded by the coding sequence ATGCAGACTCAAAAAGTAATAGATCATATTGTAGAATGGCTAAAAGATTATGCTGTAAAAGCTAAAGTAAACGGATATGTCATAGGGGTTTCCGGAGGTGTGGATTCCGGGGTAGTTTCTACTCTTGCAGCCATGACCGGACTGAAAACACTGCTTATCGAAATGCCGATACGTCAGAAGCCTGATCAGATAGACCGCGCGTGGGAGCACATGAATGATCTGAAATCAAAGTTTCCGAATGTAGAAGCAATGTCTGTAGATCTGACTCCGGCTTTTGAAGAGCTTTATAAAACATTTGATGTAAAGGATGATCTGTATCCTAATGAAAAACTGGCTTTTGCCAATACAAGATCGCGTCTCAGAATGCTTACTCTGTACTATTACGGGCAGATTAACGGACTTTTGGTGTGCGGAACAGGAAATAAAGTGGAAGATTTCGGAATCGGGTTTTATACAAAATATGGCGATGGTGGTGTAGATGTTTCTCCTATTGCTGATCTGTTCAAAACGGAAGTATATACTCTTGCAAAGGCTTTAAATCTGGTTAAAAACATTCAGGAAGCTATTCCTACAGACGGACTTTGGGATGTAGACAGAACGGATGAACAGCAGATTGGTGCTACCTATCCTGAGCTGGAAAAAATCCAGAAAGAATATGGAAACAAAACGGCTGACGATTATGAAGGCCGTGATAAGGAGGTTTTTTTAATTTTTGACAGAATGCATAAAGCCGCAAAACATAAAATAGATCCAATCCCGGTTTGTGATATTCCTGAAGAATGGAGGGAAAACCAGTTCTGA
- a CDS encoding matrixin family metalloprotease produces the protein MKSSNLFGLATLIFLAFSCSEKQQQSVKSGKPMTILIQPFKDFTPENAAETAEKIRKIYPNVKILDPIDFPKNAYYQARNRYRADSIIKFLNSRTKEGFVTIGLTSKDISVTKGKIKDYGIMGLGYRPGKACVASKYRLNKNNVNEQFFKIAIHELGHTQGLKHCPEKTCFMRDAEGGNPTDSETDFCHKCKFFLNNKNWKFNSI, from the coding sequence TTGAAAAGCAGTAATTTATTTGGTCTTGCCACTCTAATATTCTTGGCATTCTCATGCTCGGAAAAGCAGCAGCAGTCTGTAAAGAGTGGCAAACCGATGACTATACTGATTCAGCCGTTTAAAGATTTCACTCCTGAAAATGCAGCTGAAACAGCTGAAAAAATCAGGAAGATCTACCCGAACGTAAAGATTCTTGATCCCATTGATTTCCCTAAAAACGCCTATTATCAGGCAAGAAACCGCTACAGAGCAGATTCTATCATTAAATTTTTGAACAGCAGAACAAAAGAAGGTTTTGTGACTATTGGCCTGACCTCAAAAGATATCAGCGTTACCAAGGGAAAAATAAAAGACTACGGAATTATGGGGTTGGGCTACAGACCCGGAAAAGCCTGTGTGGCCTCAAAATACAGACTCAATAAGAATAACGTGAATGAGCAGTTCTTTAAAATAGCCATTCACGAACTGGGACACACCCAGGGATTGAAACACTGCCCTGAAAAAACATGCTTTATGAGGGATGCAGAAGGCGGAAATCCAACTGATTCGGAAACAGATTTCTGCCACAAATGCAAATTTTTTTTAAATAATAAAAACTGGAAATTTAATTCTATATGA
- a CDS encoding barstar family protein: MKTIYIDFTEIGDYDDFYTQLKEKVSLPEHFGDNLDALADTITGDLEMPLHLEFVNMTVDQLEIFEDLLITLEDAEEETEDFSFTYYLEQYEDENED, translated from the coding sequence ATGAAAACAATATATATCGATTTTACAGAAATCGGCGATTATGATGATTTTTACACTCAATTAAAGGAAAAGGTTAGTCTTCCTGAACATTTTGGGGATAATCTCGATGCATTGGCCGATACCATTACCGGTGACCTGGAAATGCCGCTTCACCTTGAGTTTGTGAATATGACAGTAGACCAGCTGGAGATTTTTGAAGATCTGCTGATCACTCTCGAAGACGCCGAAGAAGAAACAGAAGATTTTAGTTTTACCTATTATCTGGAGCAGTATGAAGATGAAAATGAAGATTAA
- a CDS encoding GNAT family N-acetyltransferase: MKRETQRLILRKLEETDVERMFLLDSNPEVMKYIGVPVLTEQNQSLDVIRMIRKQYEDNGTGRLAVIEKETGLFIGWSGLKLLTEEINGYNNILDLGYRFLPESWGKGYALESAIASLELGFNEMDADIIYAHAHDGNDGSNHILKKLGFEKTGEFTEPDGICNWYELKREKYRSV, encoded by the coding sequence ATGAAACGAGAAACCCAAAGATTAATTTTAAGAAAACTTGAAGAAACAGATGTTGAACGGATGTTTCTGCTGGATTCTAATCCGGAAGTCATGAAATACATCGGTGTTCCGGTGCTTACAGAGCAAAATCAATCTTTAGATGTGATCAGAATGATCCGGAAGCAATACGAAGATAACGGTACAGGAAGGCTTGCCGTAATTGAAAAAGAAACCGGACTGTTCATCGGCTGGAGTGGTCTGAAATTACTTACTGAAGAAATCAACGGTTATAACAACATACTGGATCTCGGCTACCGTTTTTTACCTGAATCATGGGGAAAAGGCTATGCATTGGAATCGGCAATAGCTTCTCTTGAGCTTGGTTTTAACGAAATGGATGCAGATATTATTTATGCTCATGCCCATGACGGAAATGACGGATCCAATCATATCTTAAAGAAATTAGGTTTTGAGAAAACCGGTGAATTCACAGAACCTGACGGGATCTGTAACTGGTACGAGCTTAAACGTGAAAAATATAGGTCAGTATAA
- a CDS encoding helix-turn-helix domain-containing protein, protein MRTDDQETVRKTEKKLFFCQDTLVRTLPFLCILLCSVLIKGQSGPDFSILADKAFQKLYQNPDECISYSQSLLISDLNPEHRIVLQNIISQAYAMKGDYVQSVNTYSQKEESKEKENLSYFLQAAGDYNLADQYQNLDLYSQSQRIISDLLADNKLLKGNNPRMNVITAKLYQLQALNLGINRNYSDALNNLSKSDEYLGFNNQENLILETENSIFRASFLMRQNKVEQAKYILENTLILSEKTTDYYFLQALAYENLSRYYFFKEEYSVAAEMLEKGLSRIENLPYNSLKIKIYESLSKNYFALHHDEKYHQYNKLYTDLRIKMDSSTKEGIRYIVKLVETNQNNNLEFQNQKQLKRTGFIVAAFLIVIIALLICFLILKTSNKDLKKQSEFFEKLKKQELTNRENITKEEAPISKTVEKDPNKISKEKEDEILQKLEEWEKQQRYLDKSMTLSMLSSQMGVNTKYLSEVINSNKGKNFNGYINELRINHIARLLRTDPVYLTYKVSYLAEYSGFSSHSAFTTVFKSVTGMSPNTYIQEISKSRTL, encoded by the coding sequence TTGAGGACTGATGATCAGGAAACTGTAAGAAAAACCGAAAAAAAATTATTTTTCTGCCAGGATACTCTGGTCCGAACCCTTCCATTTCTGTGCATTCTTCTCTGTTCAGTTTTGATCAAAGGACAATCCGGTCCCGACTTCAGTATTTTAGCAGATAAAGCTTTTCAAAAATTATATCAGAATCCTGATGAATGCATCAGTTATTCCCAAAGCCTGCTCATCAGCGACCTGAATCCGGAACACAGGATTGTGTTGCAGAATATTATTTCTCAGGCGTATGCGATGAAAGGAGACTATGTACAGTCTGTCAACACCTACAGCCAGAAGGAAGAGTCAAAGGAAAAAGAAAACCTCTCCTATTTCCTGCAGGCAGCCGGTGATTATAATCTGGCCGACCAGTACCAGAATCTGGATCTTTACAGCCAGTCCCAGCGGATTATTTCTGATCTTTTAGCAGACAATAAATTATTGAAAGGGAATAATCCCAGAATGAATGTTATTACCGCTAAACTTTACCAGCTTCAGGCCCTTAACCTCGGGATTAACAGAAATTATAGTGATGCACTGAACAACCTCAGCAAAAGTGATGAGTATCTTGGTTTTAATAATCAGGAAAATCTGATCCTTGAAACAGAGAACAGCATATTCAGGGCTTCTTTTTTAATGAGGCAGAATAAAGTAGAACAAGCTAAATATATTCTGGAAAACACGTTGATCCTGTCTGAAAAAACGACAGATTATTACTTTCTACAGGCACTGGCTTATGAAAACCTGTCCCGGTATTATTTTTTTAAAGAAGAGTATTCTGTTGCCGCCGAAATGCTTGAAAAAGGGCTTTCCAGAATAGAAAATCTGCCTTACAACAGCTTAAAAATAAAGATCTATGAATCTTTGTCCAAAAACTATTTTGCTCTTCACCATGATGAAAAATACCATCAGTATAACAAGCTTTATACTGATCTCAGAATCAAGATGGATTCAAGTACGAAAGAAGGCATACGGTATATTGTAAAGCTTGTGGAAACCAATCAGAATAACAATTTGGAATTTCAGAATCAGAAACAATTAAAAAGGACAGGTTTTATTGTTGCCGCTTTCCTGATCGTTATTATTGCCCTTCTTATCTGCTTTCTGATCTTAAAAACCAGCAATAAAGACCTTAAAAAACAGTCTGAGTTTTTTGAAAAGCTGAAAAAACAGGAACTCACCAATAGGGAGAATATTACAAAAGAAGAAGCTCCTATCAGTAAAACTGTAGAAAAAGATCCGAATAAAATTTCAAAGGAAAAGGAAGATGAAATCCTGCAGAAACTGGAAGAATGGGAGAAGCAGCAACGTTATCTGGACAAAAGTATGACGCTTTCTATGCTGTCTTCGCAAATGGGTGTGAATACAAAATATCTTTCGGAGGTGATCAACAGCAATAAAGGGAAAAATTTCAACGGCTATATTAATGAATTAAGAATCAATCATATTGCACGTCTGCTCAGAACGGATCCTGTTTACCTTACCTATAAGGTCAGCTATCTGGCAGAATATTCAGGCTTTTCCTCACACAGCGCCTTTACAACGGTGTTTAAATCTGTGACAGGAATGTCGCCCAATACTTACATTCAGGAAATCAGCAAAAGCAGAACATTATGA
- a CDS encoding T9SS type A sorting domain-containing protein — MKVLYACFLFGFSVSNAQLTVMAVGNYTVGDISDGGIVSMHTSGGQIFKWDELNGMVQIGAISNGYPAAGRTLITADGTKISSSTTNLGTGFNEISTYDTASSSWVNHGGLVPTGWDGSVSSTWGMTSDGNTVVGLGWITAGSAHAVKWDAVNGVTDLGSIVPNRSSRANAISSDGSVIVGWQDQDNGTRSGAKWVNGVESFITDINGGYVGEAGDVSADGTTIIGASMPDPYVWNSANGLTYITHPNSSAFFRGGATGISADGKRVIGFFRAFAAPPMSGEGFIWTAAGGRINLNDYAVSIGVNTQGVIMSLPLAISQDGMRIAGIGTNASNQIVAFYLDLSKIQLSTNENTKKTSLSIYPNPVKDIIYFKGMSGIDRVEVYNMVGQKIKISNTVEDRIDVSSLSKGTYILQIFVKGENSQSFKFIKQ; from the coding sequence ATGAAAGTTTTATATGCTTGCTTTCTGTTTGGGTTTTCAGTTTCAAATGCCCAGTTGACTGTGATGGCAGTTGGAAATTATACCGTAGGTGATATTTCTGATGGTGGAATTGTAAGTATGCATACCAGCGGTGGCCAGATTTTTAAATGGGATGAGCTGAACGGTATGGTCCAGATAGGAGCAATTTCTAACGGATATCCTGCAGCAGGCAGAACATTAATTACTGCTGACGGGACTAAAATAAGTTCTTCAACAACCAATTTAGGGACAGGATTTAATGAAATATCCACCTATGACACGGCTTCCTCCTCCTGGGTTAATCATGGCGGTCTGGTTCCTACAGGCTGGGACGGGAGCGTAAGCTCTACCTGGGGAATGACTTCGGACGGAAATACCGTTGTGGGTCTGGGATGGATCACAGCAGGAAGCGCACATGCCGTAAAATGGGATGCCGTAAACGGAGTGACAGATCTTGGAAGTATTGTTCCTAACAGAAGTTCCCGGGCTAATGCCATTAGTTCTGACGGATCGGTAATTGTCGGCTGGCAGGACCAGGATAACGGAACCCGCAGCGGAGCGAAATGGGTAAACGGCGTTGAAAGTTTTATTACAGATATTAATGGTGGTTACGTCGGCGAGGCAGGAGATGTTTCCGCCGACGGAACTACAATTATAGGGGCCTCAATGCCTGATCCATACGTATGGAACAGTGCAAACGGCCTTACATATATAACCCATCCAAATTCCTCAGCCTTCTTCAGAGGGGGAGCAACCGGAATCTCTGCCGACGGTAAAAGAGTAATCGGATTTTTCAGAGCTTTCGCGGCGCCTCCAATGTCTGGAGAAGGCTTTATATGGACTGCTGCAGGAGGACGTATCAATCTGAATGACTATGCAGTAAGTATAGGGGTAAATACACAAGGGGTGATAATGTCTCTTCCTTTAGCCATATCCCAGGACGGGATGAGAATTGCAGGAATAGGAACCAATGCATCCAATCAGATCGTTGCATTTTATCTGGATCTTTCTAAAATACAGCTTTCTACCAATGAAAATACAAAAAAGACGAGCCTGTCTATTTATCCTAATCCTGTAAAAGATATTATTTATTTCAAAGGAATGAGCGGGATAGATAGAGTGGAAGTATACAATATGGTCGGTCAGAAAATAAAAATCAGCAATACTGTAGAAGACAGAATAGATGTTTCTTCTTTATCAAAAGGAACTTATATTCTGCAGATTTTCGTGAAAGGGGAAAATTCACAGAGTTTTAAATTTATCAAACAGTAA
- a CDS encoding TetR/AcrR family transcriptional regulator yields MSQKNNLMAGRPKIFDEQEAVAKATEVFRDKGYDTASAEELLGAMGIGKGSFYLCFKGGKQELYIRSISQFSDRFYQQLSSAINASKDKIHFIKEFFISLAYASDCDKERGCYLGNALVQLSEKDHEIKEITVQLLKKLQSLFAETIRNAQKNGQIPGTEDPEIIGWHLSNLWNGIHVTRRMESSPEILKSIIEMNLKILD; encoded by the coding sequence TTGTCTCAGAAAAACAATCTGATGGCAGGAAGACCTAAAATATTTGATGAACAGGAAGCGGTGGCAAAAGCTACCGAAGTTTTCAGAGACAAAGGGTATGATACAGCCTCTGCTGAAGAATTGCTGGGAGCAATGGGTATTGGGAAAGGTAGCTTTTATCTTTGTTTTAAGGGTGGAAAGCAGGAACTTTATATCCGCTCTATCAGTCAGTTTTCAGACCGATTTTATCAACAGCTTTCATCCGCTATTAATGCATCAAAGGATAAAATACACTTTATTAAAGAATTTTTCATCAGTCTTGCGTATGCATCCGACTGTGATAAAGAACGTGGCTGCTACCTGGGAAATGCTCTCGTACAGCTTTCCGAAAAAGATCATGAAATAAAAGAAATTACCGTTCAGCTCTTGAAAAAACTCCAGTCTCTGTTTGCAGAAACCATTAGAAATGCACAGAAAAACGGACAGATTCCAGGCACAGAAGATCCGGAAATAATCGGGTGGCATCTCAGCAATCTATGGAATGGAATTCACGTCACCAGAAGAATGGAAAGCTCACCGGAAATCCTCAAAAGCATCATTGAAATGAATCTAAAAATACTGGATTAA